One genomic region from Propionispora hippei DSM 15287 encodes:
- a CDS encoding transposase — QEVRTLIYTTNAIENFNRQLRKVTKAKSVFPTDDSLLKMLYLAMIDITKKWTGRRKDWGQIHSQLEIFFADRLD; from the coding sequence CAAGAAGTGAGAACACTCATTTATACAACGAATGCGATTGAGAATTTCAATCGTCAGCTGCGCAAAGTGACTAAGGCAAAATCCGTATTTCCTACTGATGACAGCTTGTTAAAAATGTTGTACCTGGCTATGATTGATATTACTAAAAAGTGGACGGGGCGACGTAAAGACTGGGGACAAATCCATTCCCAATTAGAAATATTCTTTGCCGACCGGCTGGACTAG
- a CDS encoding PadR family transcriptional regulator, giving the protein MDEINRQLKKGVTEILVLHLLSKMDMYGYQLIQDLDQKSSSTFKMKEGSLYPILYRLEDNRLVRSYYKEPQGREMPKKYYEITPEGVRELNKMKAEWVRMQRIVNSVLDIDKEGL; this is encoded by the coding sequence GTGGATGAGATAAATAGACAATTAAAAAAAGGGGTGACAGAAATCCTTGTTCTTCATCTCTTAAGCAAAATGGATATGTATGGTTACCAATTGATTCAAGACCTCGACCAAAAGAGCTCAAGCACTTTCAAGATGAAAGAAGGATCGTTATATCCAATCTTATATCGCTTAGAAGATAATCGATTAGTCAGGAGCTATTATAAGGAACCGCAAGGGCGAGAGATGCCCAAAAAGTATTACGAAATAACGCCTGAAGGAGTCAGGGAGCTTAATAAAATGAAGGCAGAATGGGTTAGAATGCAAAGAATAGTAAATTCCGTCCTGGATATTGATAAGGAGGGTTTGTAA
- a CDS encoding helix-turn-helix transcriptional regulator — MPEADKVLTKLSSLFNKNRTNWIEVDFSPWGSDEKGLCQFTVIKDAILSQRIIEFNYFGSSGKKSARRVEPIKLIFKVNAWYLQAFCLTRNSFRMFKIVRMSEVLLTQEVFSKEVFEKLPNSDQTQEPQKWLPVRLHISAEGAYRVYDEFNEEDITKNKDGSFTVTTTLPETEWLIRYILSFGADVEVLAPQNIRGMLRQELNKIAIKYQR, encoded by the coding sequence ATGCCGGAGGCAGATAAAGTTCTTACTAAGTTAAGCAGTCTGTTCAACAAAAATAGAACAAATTGGATTGAGGTGGATTTCAGCCCCTGGGGCAGTGATGAAAAAGGACTATGCCAATTTACGGTCATCAAGGACGCTATCCTAAGTCAGAGAATTATTGAATTCAATTATTTTGGTTCTTCCGGTAAAAAAAGTGCCCGGAGAGTTGAACCGATTAAACTCATTTTTAAAGTAAATGCCTGGTATTTGCAAGCATTCTGTCTGACCCGCAATTCATTTAGAATGTTTAAAATAGTAAGGATGTCGGAGGTTTTACTTACGCAGGAGGTTTTCTCTAAAGAGGTTTTCGAAAAATTGCCAAACAGCGATCAGACGCAAGAACCGCAGAAATGGCTTCCTGTGCGCCTACATATATCTGCCGAGGGAGCATACCGGGTGTATGATGAGTTCAACGAAGAAGATATTACTAAAAATAAGGACGGTTCGTTCACTGTTACCACCACCTTGCCTGAAACTGAATGGCTGATACGCTATATCCTGTCTTTTGGCGCAGATGTTGAAGTGTTAGCCCCGCAAAATATACGCGGAATGCTCCGGCAGGAATTAAATAAAATTGCTATAAAATATCAAAGATAA
- a CDS encoding MerR family transcriptional regulator — MYTVKEVAEKLCLTEHTVRFYTDKGLVPSLQRDKNNNRFFDEDSIDWLICVKCLKECGMSIDSIKIILSFAKREIQRFLPTMKSCWSRVKMLTHNWKRQNSEPSILIER; from the coding sequence ATGTATACGGTAAAAGAGGTAGCTGAAAAATTATGTCTCACTGAGCATACTGTTCGGTTCTATACAGACAAGGGCTTGGTTCCGAGTTTACAGCGGGATAAGAATAATAATCGCTTTTTTGACGAGGACTCCATTGATTGGCTTATATGCGTTAAATGTCTGAAAGAGTGTGGTATGTCCATTGATAGCATTAAAATTATATTAAGCTTTGCCAAGCGGGAGATTCAACGATTCCTGCCCACTATGAAATCGTGCTGGAGCAGAGTAAAAATGCTCACACACAATTGGAAGAGGCAAAACAGCGAACCCAGTATATTGATAGAAAGGTAA
- a CDS encoding 4Fe-4S double cluster binding domain-containing protein translates to MPHCNEYWACLNSCPIKCIDRNNNIIDASHCLTYINGSSEPFPNWINYTWHNSLVGCMRCQLACPQNRDHNIIKDVKDFLSESDIDVLLHKDDFDKLPRKIYDLLKKVNLTDYELTILQRNLKALLT, encoded by the coding sequence ATGCCACACTGTAACGAGTATTGGGCATGTTTAAATAGTTGCCCAATAAAGTGTATTGACAGAAACAACAATATTATCGATGCATCACATTGCCTTACATATATCAATGGAAGTTCTGAACCATTCCCTAACTGGATTAACTATACCTGGCATAACTCTTTAGTCGGATGTATGCGCTGTCAGCTAGCATGTCCCCAAAACCGAGATCACAATATAATAAAAGATGTTAAAGATTTCTTGTCTGAATCTGATATAGATGTTCTATTACACAAGGACGATTTTGATAAACTTCCTAGAAAAATCTATGACCTTCTAAAAAAAGTGAACCTTACTGACTATGAACTCACAATTTTACAAAGGAATCTTAAGGCATTACTCACCTAA